One genomic segment of Oncorhynchus mykiss isolate Arlee chromosome 10, USDA_OmykA_1.1, whole genome shotgun sequence includes these proteins:
- the hyou1 gene encoding hypoxia up-regulated protein 1 isoform X2 → MCQRSLSGTTTRVDPMRSRRVLGPMVTMRRKMLWALFCLVLALLPSQTASVAVMSVDLGSEWMKVAIVKPGVPMEIALNKESRRKTPIAVCLKENERLFGDGALGVSVKNPKFVYRYLQSLLGKKHDNPQVAFYQKRFSEHQLVKDASRGTVVFRNSEVMQYSPEELLGMVLNYSRGLAQDFAEQPIKDAVITVPAFFNQAERRAVLQAAQMAGVKVLQLINDNTAVALNYGVFRRKDINSTAQNMMFYDMGSGSTTATIVTYQTVKTKDSGTQPQLQIRGVGFDRSLGGFEMDLRLRDHLAKLFNEQKKTKKDVRENHRAMAKLLKEAQRLKTVLSANAEFMAQVEGLLDEIDFKAKVTRVEFEALCADLFERVPGPVQEALSSAEMSLDEIEQVILVGGSTRVPKVQEVLLKSVGKEELGKNINADEAAAMGAVYQAAALSKAFKVKPFLVREAAIFPIQVEFTRETDDEDGSRSLKHNKRILFQRMAPYPQRKVITFNRYTDDFAFDINYGDLSFLGQNDLSVFGSLNLTTVQLSGVSSSFQKHMDAESKGIKAHFNMDESGMLLLDRVESVFETIVEEKDEESTLTKLGNTISSLFGGGSSEPNANVTEPVQDEEEVPSESGKEQSKKEAAAPQEEKQEPGEKQEEEVPTQEKTKGEALDSKAYPQERGKNGVEEAGEEKEAGEEKEEKEAGEEKETGEKEAGEEKEVAEEEVAGKEEKDAAVAKKAKPQKRTKFSEDVSVELQVNDILNPSLEAIASSNKKLQDLTDRDLEKQEREKTLNSLEAFIFETQDKMYQEEYQAVVSEEEKETITTKLSEASAWMDEDGYSAVTKELREKLQELRKLCKAMFFRVEERRKWPDHLAALESMLNHSSFFLRSVKLTPEDDQIFTEVELKTLDRVINETITWKNDTVAEQEKRSPTERPVLLSKDIESKLSLLDREVHYLLNKAKFAKPRAKAKANSTVSESSSKANSTVSESSSKANSSKTEEKVIPPKEETKDKEATKVVQPGEEPPTKEPTGQNTDSSSQSQPKDETASTESTEKDKSEKHVGDEL, encoded by the exons GTCACCATGAGGAGGAAGATGTTATGGGCTCTCTTCTGCCTTGTCCTGGCTCTGCTGCCTTCACAAACAG CCTCTGTAGCAGTCATGTCAGTTGACCTAGGCAGTGAGTGGATGAAAGTAGCGATAGTAAAACCTGGCGTGCCAATGGAGATTGCTTTAAACAA GGAGTCCAGGAGGAAAACTCCAATAGCCGTGTGTTTGAAAGAAAATGAGCGACTTTTTGGAGACGGTGCATTAGGAGTG TCTGTGAAGAACCCCAAATTTGTCTATAGGTATCTTCAGAGCCTCCTAGGCAAGAAGCACGACAATCCACAGGTGGCGTTCTACCAGAAACGTTTCTCCGAGCACCAACTGGTGAAAGATGCGAGTCGGGGCACAGTTGTCTTTAGAAACTCGGA AGTAATGCAGTACTCTCCAGAGGAGCTCCTGGGCATGGTTTTGAACTATTCACGTGGACTGGCTCAGGACTTTGCAG AGCAGCCCATCAAAGATGCAGTGATCACTGTCCCAGCCTTTTTCAATCAGGCAGAGCGTAGGGCGGTCCTGCAGGCCGCACAGATGGCAGGTGTTAAGGTTCTTCAGCTCATCAACGACAACACGGCGGTGGCGCTCAACTACGGTGTCTTCAGGAGGAAAGACATCAACAGCACAGCTCAG AACATGATGTTCTATGACATGGGTTCAGGCAGCACGACGGCAACCATCGTCACATACCAGACGGTCAAGACCAAAGATTCTGGCACCCAGCCACAGCTCCAGATCCGAGGAGTAGG GTTTGACCGCTCTCTGGGGGGCTTTGAGATGGATCTGCGGCTGCGGGACCACCTAGCCAAGCTGTTCAACGAGCAGAAGAAGACCAAGAAGGACGTGAGGGAGAACCACCGCGCCATGGCCAAGCTCCTCAAGGAGGCCCAGAGACTCAAGACAGTGCTGAGCGCCAACGCTGAATTCATGGCTCAG GTGGAGGGGCTTCTAGATGAAATAGACTTCAAGGCCAAGGTGACCCGTGTGGAGTTTGAGGCCCTGTGTGCTGACCTGTTTGAGAGAGTGCCTGGACCCGTACAGGAGGCCCTTAGCTCTGCAGAGATGTCCCTG GACGAGATTGAGCAGGTGATCCTGGTGGGCGGCTCCACCCGAGTGCCTAAGGTGCAGGAGGTGCTGCTCAAATCCGTTGGGAA agaggagCTGGGAAAGAACATCAATGCAGACGAGGCTGCAGCTATGGGTGCTGTGTACCAGGCCGCTGCCCTCAGCAAGGCCTTTAAAGTTAAACCCTTCCTGGTCAGGGAGGCAGCTATTTTCCCCATCCAG GTGGAGTTCACCAGGGAGACGGATGATGAGGATGGCTCCAGGAGCCTGAAACACAACAAGCGTATCCTGTTCCAGAGGATGGCCCCCTACCCCCAGCGCAAGGTCATCACCTTCAACCGCTACACTGATGACTTTGCCTTTGACATCAACTATGGAGACCTCAGCTTCTTGGGCCAAAATGACCTCAG TGTGTTTGGCTCTCTCAACCTGACCACAGTGCAGCTGTCTGGGGTGAGCAGCAGCTTCCAGAAGCACATGGATGCTGAGTCCAAGGGCATCAAGGCCCACTTCAACATGGATGAGAGTGGCATGCTCCTCCTGGACCGG gtgGAGTCTGTCTTTGAGACCATTGtagaggagaaggatgaggaaTCAACTCTGACAA AACTAGGAAATACCATTTCCAGCCTGTTTGGAGGGGGATCCTCAGAGCCCAATGCAAATGTGACGGAACCAGTTCAG gatgaggaggaggttCCTTCAGAGTCTGGGAAGGAGCAGAGCAAGAAGGAGGCTGCTGCTccccaggaagagaagcaggAGCCTGgggagaaacaggaggaggaggtcccaACCCAAGAGAAGACTAAGGGAGAGGCATTGGACAGTAAGGCTTACCCTCAG gagagaggaaaaaatGGAGTGGAGGAGgcgggggaggagaaggaggcgggggaggagaaggaggagaaggaggcgggggaggagaaggagacgggGGAGAAGGAGgcgggggaggagaaggaggtggcggaggaggaggtggcggggaaggaggagaaggacgCAGCGGTGGCGAAGAAAGCCAAGCCTCAGAAGAGAACCAAGTTCTCTGAAGATGTCTCAGTGGAGCTCCAAGTGAACGACATCCTGAACCCTAGCTTGGAAGCTATCGCCTCCTCAAACAAGAA GCTCCAAGACCTGACTGATAGAGACCTGGAGaagcaggagagggagaagacCCTGAACAGCCTTGAGGCATTCATTTTTGAGACCCAG GACAAGATGTACCAGGAGGAGTACCAGGCGGTGGtgtcagaggaggagaaggagaccaTCACGACGAAGCTGAGCGAGGCGTCGGCCTGGATGGATGAGGATGGCTACTCTGCAGTCACCAAGGAGCTGCGGGAAAAGCTGCAGGAGCTCAGGAAACTGTGCAAGGCCATGTTCTTCCGTGTGGAGGAGCGCAGGAAGTGGCCCGACCACCTGGCCGCCCTGGAGAGCATGCTCAACCACTCCAGCTTCTTCCTCAG GAGCGTCAAACTAACACCAGAGGACGACCAAATCTTCACCGAAGTGGAGCTGAAGACGTTAGACAGAGTCATCAACGAGACCATT ACGTGGAAGAACGACACGGTGGCCGAGCAGGAGAAGCGTTCTCCCACAGAGCGGCCCGTGCTGCTGTCCAAAGACATAGAGTCCAAGCTGTCTCTGCTGGACCGCGAGGTCCACTACCTGCTGAACAAGGCCAAGTTTGCCAAGCCCAGGGCCAAGGCCAAGGCCAACAGCACTGTCTCGGAGAGCAGCAGCAAGGCCAACAGCACTGTCTCGGAGAGCAGCAGCAAGGCCAACAGCAGCAAAACAGAAGAGAAAGTCATACCTCCCAAGGAGGAGACTAAAGACAAAG AAGCCACTAAGGTGGTGCAGCCAGGAGAGGAACCGCCCACCAAAGAGCCCACTGGACAGAACACCGATTCGTCCAGCCAATCGCAGCCTAAAGATGAAACTGCAAGTACAG AATCAACAGAGAAAGACAAGTCAGAAAAGCATGTAGGGGATGAGTTATAA
- the hyou1 gene encoding hypoxia up-regulated protein 1 isoform X1 has product MLLYLDCTWTSWHLEFGTVMSKEPYEVTMRRKMLWALFCLVLALLPSQTASVAVMSVDLGSEWMKVAIVKPGVPMEIALNKESRRKTPIAVCLKENERLFGDGALGVSVKNPKFVYRYLQSLLGKKHDNPQVAFYQKRFSEHQLVKDASRGTVVFRNSEVMQYSPEELLGMVLNYSRGLAQDFAEQPIKDAVITVPAFFNQAERRAVLQAAQMAGVKVLQLINDNTAVALNYGVFRRKDINSTAQNMMFYDMGSGSTTATIVTYQTVKTKDSGTQPQLQIRGVGFDRSLGGFEMDLRLRDHLAKLFNEQKKTKKDVRENHRAMAKLLKEAQRLKTVLSANAEFMAQVEGLLDEIDFKAKVTRVEFEALCADLFERVPGPVQEALSSAEMSLDEIEQVILVGGSTRVPKVQEVLLKSVGKEELGKNINADEAAAMGAVYQAAALSKAFKVKPFLVREAAIFPIQVEFTRETDDEDGSRSLKHNKRILFQRMAPYPQRKVITFNRYTDDFAFDINYGDLSFLGQNDLSVFGSLNLTTVQLSGVSSSFQKHMDAESKGIKAHFNMDESGMLLLDRVESVFETIVEEKDEESTLTKLGNTISSLFGGGSSEPNANVTEPVQDEEEVPSESGKEQSKKEAAAPQEEKQEPGEKQEEEVPTQEKTKGEALDSKAYPQERGKNGVEEAGEEKEAGEEKEEKEAGEEKETGEKEAGEEKEVAEEEVAGKEEKDAAVAKKAKPQKRTKFSEDVSVELQVNDILNPSLEAIASSNKKLQDLTDRDLEKQEREKTLNSLEAFIFETQDKMYQEEYQAVVSEEEKETITTKLSEASAWMDEDGYSAVTKELREKLQELRKLCKAMFFRVEERRKWPDHLAALESMLNHSSFFLRSVKLTPEDDQIFTEVELKTLDRVINETITWKNDTVAEQEKRSPTERPVLLSKDIESKLSLLDREVHYLLNKAKFAKPRAKAKANSTVSESSSKANSTVSESSSKANSSKTEEKVIPPKEETKDKEATKVVQPGEEPPTKEPTGQNTDSSSQSQPKDETASTESTEKDKSEKHVGDEL; this is encoded by the exons GTCACCATGAGGAGGAAGATGTTATGGGCTCTCTTCTGCCTTGTCCTGGCTCTGCTGCCTTCACAAACAG CCTCTGTAGCAGTCATGTCAGTTGACCTAGGCAGTGAGTGGATGAAAGTAGCGATAGTAAAACCTGGCGTGCCAATGGAGATTGCTTTAAACAA GGAGTCCAGGAGGAAAACTCCAATAGCCGTGTGTTTGAAAGAAAATGAGCGACTTTTTGGAGACGGTGCATTAGGAGTG TCTGTGAAGAACCCCAAATTTGTCTATAGGTATCTTCAGAGCCTCCTAGGCAAGAAGCACGACAATCCACAGGTGGCGTTCTACCAGAAACGTTTCTCCGAGCACCAACTGGTGAAAGATGCGAGTCGGGGCACAGTTGTCTTTAGAAACTCGGA AGTAATGCAGTACTCTCCAGAGGAGCTCCTGGGCATGGTTTTGAACTATTCACGTGGACTGGCTCAGGACTTTGCAG AGCAGCCCATCAAAGATGCAGTGATCACTGTCCCAGCCTTTTTCAATCAGGCAGAGCGTAGGGCGGTCCTGCAGGCCGCACAGATGGCAGGTGTTAAGGTTCTTCAGCTCATCAACGACAACACGGCGGTGGCGCTCAACTACGGTGTCTTCAGGAGGAAAGACATCAACAGCACAGCTCAG AACATGATGTTCTATGACATGGGTTCAGGCAGCACGACGGCAACCATCGTCACATACCAGACGGTCAAGACCAAAGATTCTGGCACCCAGCCACAGCTCCAGATCCGAGGAGTAGG GTTTGACCGCTCTCTGGGGGGCTTTGAGATGGATCTGCGGCTGCGGGACCACCTAGCCAAGCTGTTCAACGAGCAGAAGAAGACCAAGAAGGACGTGAGGGAGAACCACCGCGCCATGGCCAAGCTCCTCAAGGAGGCCCAGAGACTCAAGACAGTGCTGAGCGCCAACGCTGAATTCATGGCTCAG GTGGAGGGGCTTCTAGATGAAATAGACTTCAAGGCCAAGGTGACCCGTGTGGAGTTTGAGGCCCTGTGTGCTGACCTGTTTGAGAGAGTGCCTGGACCCGTACAGGAGGCCCTTAGCTCTGCAGAGATGTCCCTG GACGAGATTGAGCAGGTGATCCTGGTGGGCGGCTCCACCCGAGTGCCTAAGGTGCAGGAGGTGCTGCTCAAATCCGTTGGGAA agaggagCTGGGAAAGAACATCAATGCAGACGAGGCTGCAGCTATGGGTGCTGTGTACCAGGCCGCTGCCCTCAGCAAGGCCTTTAAAGTTAAACCCTTCCTGGTCAGGGAGGCAGCTATTTTCCCCATCCAG GTGGAGTTCACCAGGGAGACGGATGATGAGGATGGCTCCAGGAGCCTGAAACACAACAAGCGTATCCTGTTCCAGAGGATGGCCCCCTACCCCCAGCGCAAGGTCATCACCTTCAACCGCTACACTGATGACTTTGCCTTTGACATCAACTATGGAGACCTCAGCTTCTTGGGCCAAAATGACCTCAG TGTGTTTGGCTCTCTCAACCTGACCACAGTGCAGCTGTCTGGGGTGAGCAGCAGCTTCCAGAAGCACATGGATGCTGAGTCCAAGGGCATCAAGGCCCACTTCAACATGGATGAGAGTGGCATGCTCCTCCTGGACCGG gtgGAGTCTGTCTTTGAGACCATTGtagaggagaaggatgaggaaTCAACTCTGACAA AACTAGGAAATACCATTTCCAGCCTGTTTGGAGGGGGATCCTCAGAGCCCAATGCAAATGTGACGGAACCAGTTCAG gatgaggaggaggttCCTTCAGAGTCTGGGAAGGAGCAGAGCAAGAAGGAGGCTGCTGCTccccaggaagagaagcaggAGCCTGgggagaaacaggaggaggaggtcccaACCCAAGAGAAGACTAAGGGAGAGGCATTGGACAGTAAGGCTTACCCTCAG gagagaggaaaaaatGGAGTGGAGGAGgcgggggaggagaaggaggcgggggaggagaaggaggagaaggaggcgggggaggagaaggagacgggGGAGAAGGAGgcgggggaggagaaggaggtggcggaggaggaggtggcggggaaggaggagaaggacgCAGCGGTGGCGAAGAAAGCCAAGCCTCAGAAGAGAACCAAGTTCTCTGAAGATGTCTCAGTGGAGCTCCAAGTGAACGACATCCTGAACCCTAGCTTGGAAGCTATCGCCTCCTCAAACAAGAA GCTCCAAGACCTGACTGATAGAGACCTGGAGaagcaggagagggagaagacCCTGAACAGCCTTGAGGCATTCATTTTTGAGACCCAG GACAAGATGTACCAGGAGGAGTACCAGGCGGTGGtgtcagaggaggagaaggagaccaTCACGACGAAGCTGAGCGAGGCGTCGGCCTGGATGGATGAGGATGGCTACTCTGCAGTCACCAAGGAGCTGCGGGAAAAGCTGCAGGAGCTCAGGAAACTGTGCAAGGCCATGTTCTTCCGTGTGGAGGAGCGCAGGAAGTGGCCCGACCACCTGGCCGCCCTGGAGAGCATGCTCAACCACTCCAGCTTCTTCCTCAG GAGCGTCAAACTAACACCAGAGGACGACCAAATCTTCACCGAAGTGGAGCTGAAGACGTTAGACAGAGTCATCAACGAGACCATT ACGTGGAAGAACGACACGGTGGCCGAGCAGGAGAAGCGTTCTCCCACAGAGCGGCCCGTGCTGCTGTCCAAAGACATAGAGTCCAAGCTGTCTCTGCTGGACCGCGAGGTCCACTACCTGCTGAACAAGGCCAAGTTTGCCAAGCCCAGGGCCAAGGCCAAGGCCAACAGCACTGTCTCGGAGAGCAGCAGCAAGGCCAACAGCACTGTCTCGGAGAGCAGCAGCAAGGCCAACAGCAGCAAAACAGAAGAGAAAGTCATACCTCCCAAGGAGGAGACTAAAGACAAAG AAGCCACTAAGGTGGTGCAGCCAGGAGAGGAACCGCCCACCAAAGAGCCCACTGGACAGAACACCGATTCGTCCAGCCAATCGCAGCCTAAAGATGAAACTGCAAGTACAG AATCAACAGAGAAAGACAAGTCAGAAAAGCATGTAGGGGATGAGTTATAA
- the hyou1 gene encoding hypoxia up-regulated protein 1 isoform X3, with amino-acid sequence MRRKMLWALFCLVLALLPSQTASVAVMSVDLGSEWMKVAIVKPGVPMEIALNKESRRKTPIAVCLKENERLFGDGALGVSVKNPKFVYRYLQSLLGKKHDNPQVAFYQKRFSEHQLVKDASRGTVVFRNSEVMQYSPEELLGMVLNYSRGLAQDFAEQPIKDAVITVPAFFNQAERRAVLQAAQMAGVKVLQLINDNTAVALNYGVFRRKDINSTAQNMMFYDMGSGSTTATIVTYQTVKTKDSGTQPQLQIRGVGFDRSLGGFEMDLRLRDHLAKLFNEQKKTKKDVRENHRAMAKLLKEAQRLKTVLSANAEFMAQVEGLLDEIDFKAKVTRVEFEALCADLFERVPGPVQEALSSAEMSLDEIEQVILVGGSTRVPKVQEVLLKSVGKEELGKNINADEAAAMGAVYQAAALSKAFKVKPFLVREAAIFPIQVEFTRETDDEDGSRSLKHNKRILFQRMAPYPQRKVITFNRYTDDFAFDINYGDLSFLGQNDLSVFGSLNLTTVQLSGVSSSFQKHMDAESKGIKAHFNMDESGMLLLDRVESVFETIVEEKDEESTLTKLGNTISSLFGGGSSEPNANVTEPVQDEEEVPSESGKEQSKKEAAAPQEEKQEPGEKQEEEVPTQEKTKGEALDSKAYPQERGKNGVEEAGEEKEAGEEKEEKEAGEEKETGEKEAGEEKEVAEEEVAGKEEKDAAVAKKAKPQKRTKFSEDVSVELQVNDILNPSLEAIASSNKKLQDLTDRDLEKQEREKTLNSLEAFIFETQDKMYQEEYQAVVSEEEKETITTKLSEASAWMDEDGYSAVTKELREKLQELRKLCKAMFFRVEERRKWPDHLAALESMLNHSSFFLRSVKLTPEDDQIFTEVELKTLDRVINETITWKNDTVAEQEKRSPTERPVLLSKDIESKLSLLDREVHYLLNKAKFAKPRAKAKANSTVSESSSKANSTVSESSSKANSSKTEEKVIPPKEETKDKEATKVVQPGEEPPTKEPTGQNTDSSSQSQPKDETASTESTEKDKSEKHVGDEL; translated from the exons ATGAGGAGGAAGATGTTATGGGCTCTCTTCTGCCTTGTCCTGGCTCTGCTGCCTTCACAAACAG CCTCTGTAGCAGTCATGTCAGTTGACCTAGGCAGTGAGTGGATGAAAGTAGCGATAGTAAAACCTGGCGTGCCAATGGAGATTGCTTTAAACAA GGAGTCCAGGAGGAAAACTCCAATAGCCGTGTGTTTGAAAGAAAATGAGCGACTTTTTGGAGACGGTGCATTAGGAGTG TCTGTGAAGAACCCCAAATTTGTCTATAGGTATCTTCAGAGCCTCCTAGGCAAGAAGCACGACAATCCACAGGTGGCGTTCTACCAGAAACGTTTCTCCGAGCACCAACTGGTGAAAGATGCGAGTCGGGGCACAGTTGTCTTTAGAAACTCGGA AGTAATGCAGTACTCTCCAGAGGAGCTCCTGGGCATGGTTTTGAACTATTCACGTGGACTGGCTCAGGACTTTGCAG AGCAGCCCATCAAAGATGCAGTGATCACTGTCCCAGCCTTTTTCAATCAGGCAGAGCGTAGGGCGGTCCTGCAGGCCGCACAGATGGCAGGTGTTAAGGTTCTTCAGCTCATCAACGACAACACGGCGGTGGCGCTCAACTACGGTGTCTTCAGGAGGAAAGACATCAACAGCACAGCTCAG AACATGATGTTCTATGACATGGGTTCAGGCAGCACGACGGCAACCATCGTCACATACCAGACGGTCAAGACCAAAGATTCTGGCACCCAGCCACAGCTCCAGATCCGAGGAGTAGG GTTTGACCGCTCTCTGGGGGGCTTTGAGATGGATCTGCGGCTGCGGGACCACCTAGCCAAGCTGTTCAACGAGCAGAAGAAGACCAAGAAGGACGTGAGGGAGAACCACCGCGCCATGGCCAAGCTCCTCAAGGAGGCCCAGAGACTCAAGACAGTGCTGAGCGCCAACGCTGAATTCATGGCTCAG GTGGAGGGGCTTCTAGATGAAATAGACTTCAAGGCCAAGGTGACCCGTGTGGAGTTTGAGGCCCTGTGTGCTGACCTGTTTGAGAGAGTGCCTGGACCCGTACAGGAGGCCCTTAGCTCTGCAGAGATGTCCCTG GACGAGATTGAGCAGGTGATCCTGGTGGGCGGCTCCACCCGAGTGCCTAAGGTGCAGGAGGTGCTGCTCAAATCCGTTGGGAA agaggagCTGGGAAAGAACATCAATGCAGACGAGGCTGCAGCTATGGGTGCTGTGTACCAGGCCGCTGCCCTCAGCAAGGCCTTTAAAGTTAAACCCTTCCTGGTCAGGGAGGCAGCTATTTTCCCCATCCAG GTGGAGTTCACCAGGGAGACGGATGATGAGGATGGCTCCAGGAGCCTGAAACACAACAAGCGTATCCTGTTCCAGAGGATGGCCCCCTACCCCCAGCGCAAGGTCATCACCTTCAACCGCTACACTGATGACTTTGCCTTTGACATCAACTATGGAGACCTCAGCTTCTTGGGCCAAAATGACCTCAG TGTGTTTGGCTCTCTCAACCTGACCACAGTGCAGCTGTCTGGGGTGAGCAGCAGCTTCCAGAAGCACATGGATGCTGAGTCCAAGGGCATCAAGGCCCACTTCAACATGGATGAGAGTGGCATGCTCCTCCTGGACCGG gtgGAGTCTGTCTTTGAGACCATTGtagaggagaaggatgaggaaTCAACTCTGACAA AACTAGGAAATACCATTTCCAGCCTGTTTGGAGGGGGATCCTCAGAGCCCAATGCAAATGTGACGGAACCAGTTCAG gatgaggaggaggttCCTTCAGAGTCTGGGAAGGAGCAGAGCAAGAAGGAGGCTGCTGCTccccaggaagagaagcaggAGCCTGgggagaaacaggaggaggaggtcccaACCCAAGAGAAGACTAAGGGAGAGGCATTGGACAGTAAGGCTTACCCTCAG gagagaggaaaaaatGGAGTGGAGGAGgcgggggaggagaaggaggcgggggaggagaaggaggagaaggaggcgggggaggagaaggagacgggGGAGAAGGAGgcgggggaggagaaggaggtggcggaggaggaggtggcggggaaggaggagaaggacgCAGCGGTGGCGAAGAAAGCCAAGCCTCAGAAGAGAACCAAGTTCTCTGAAGATGTCTCAGTGGAGCTCCAAGTGAACGACATCCTGAACCCTAGCTTGGAAGCTATCGCCTCCTCAAACAAGAA GCTCCAAGACCTGACTGATAGAGACCTGGAGaagcaggagagggagaagacCCTGAACAGCCTTGAGGCATTCATTTTTGAGACCCAG GACAAGATGTACCAGGAGGAGTACCAGGCGGTGGtgtcagaggaggagaaggagaccaTCACGACGAAGCTGAGCGAGGCGTCGGCCTGGATGGATGAGGATGGCTACTCTGCAGTCACCAAGGAGCTGCGGGAAAAGCTGCAGGAGCTCAGGAAACTGTGCAAGGCCATGTTCTTCCGTGTGGAGGAGCGCAGGAAGTGGCCCGACCACCTGGCCGCCCTGGAGAGCATGCTCAACCACTCCAGCTTCTTCCTCAG GAGCGTCAAACTAACACCAGAGGACGACCAAATCTTCACCGAAGTGGAGCTGAAGACGTTAGACAGAGTCATCAACGAGACCATT ACGTGGAAGAACGACACGGTGGCCGAGCAGGAGAAGCGTTCTCCCACAGAGCGGCCCGTGCTGCTGTCCAAAGACATAGAGTCCAAGCTGTCTCTGCTGGACCGCGAGGTCCACTACCTGCTGAACAAGGCCAAGTTTGCCAAGCCCAGGGCCAAGGCCAAGGCCAACAGCACTGTCTCGGAGAGCAGCAGCAAGGCCAACAGCACTGTCTCGGAGAGCAGCAGCAAGGCCAACAGCAGCAAAACAGAAGAGAAAGTCATACCTCCCAAGGAGGAGACTAAAGACAAAG AAGCCACTAAGGTGGTGCAGCCAGGAGAGGAACCGCCCACCAAAGAGCCCACTGGACAGAACACCGATTCGTCCAGCCAATCGCAGCCTAAAGATGAAACTGCAAGTACAG AATCAACAGAGAAAGACAAGTCAGAAAAGCATGTAGGGGATGAGTTATAA
- the si:ch73-261i21.5 gene encoding zona pellucida-like domain-containing protein 1: MELHILLCPVYFGGYNETLMSLNAQYFKGECRGTPDWTVDPPILKYNFSITEEAVSACNNKIKITQEVGSGLFADFSSVQFVNISGMINSLDPSAGTITYRQEMIYKFSCRYPLQYLVNNTEMTVSGVSLAVKDSNGSFISTLSMMLYSDRFYTTQLKVPEGGLTLKTRIFVEVKATNLTGRFNVLLDRCYATTSPYPVNSTYYDLFVGCNRDGQTVMGVNGQQQEARFSFEAFRFVQHKNRTLSTFYLHCSTRLCERSVCTSLQQNCTDISSRRKREVQDTSVSDTATVSSGPIRTQVDNGDTVGIVSEVSEQLGGKHRSLQGVAIAAGIVGALCISMVAFIAYWIIVPRTIGATETRMLFTTKE, encoded by the exons ATGGAGCTCCATATCTTGCTATGTCCTGTCTACTTTGGTGGATACAATGAAACACTGATGTCCCTCAACGCTCAGTACTTCAAGGGAGAGTGCCGGGGGACACCCGATTGGACGGTTGACCCGCCTATTCTGAAATACAACTTCTCCATCACAGAGGAGGCGGTGTCTGCCTGCAACAACAAAATAAAG atCACTCAGGAGGTGGGTTCTGGGCTCTTTGCGGATTTCTCCAGCGTTCAGTTTGTCAACATCTCGGGCATGATCAACTCTCTGGACCCCAGTGCGGGAACGATCACCTACCGCCAGGAAATGATTTACAAATTCTCCTGCCGCTATCCACTCCAGTACTTGGTCAACAACACTGAGATGACCGT GTCTGGGGTGAGCCTAGCAGTCAAAGACAGCAATGGGAGTTTCATCAGTACCCTGAGTATGATGCTCTACTCG GACAGGTTCTACACAACCCAGCTCAAGGTCCCTGAGGGAGGCTTGACGTTGAAGACACGCATCTTTGTGGAGGTCAAGGCCACCAATCTCACTGGAAG GTTCAACGTGTTGTTGGACCGATGCTATGCCACAACCAGTCCTTACCCCGTCAACAGCACTTATTATGACCTCTTTGTTGG GTGTAACCGGGATGGCCAGACGGTGATGGGGGTGAATGGGCAACAGCAGGAAGCTCGTTTCTCGTTTGAGGCCTTCCGCTTCGTCCAGCACAAGAACAGGACGTTGTCCACTTTCTACCTGCACTGCTCTACCAGACTCTGTGAGAGGTCCGTCTGCACCTCGCTGCAACAG AACTGCACGGACATCAGCTCAAGGAGGAAGCGGGAGGTCCAGGACACGTCTGTGTCCGACACAGCCACAGTCAGCTCCGGCCCCATCCGCACCCAAGTGGACAACG gtgatACTGTCGGAATTGTATCTGAAG TTTCCGAGCAGTTGGGTGGAAAACACAGATCCTTGCAAGGTGTTGCCATAGCAGCAGGGATTGTTGGCGCACTCTGTATCTCCATGGTAGCCTTCATTGCGTACTGGATCATTGTGCCAAGGACCATTGGGGCCACAGAGACGAGAATGCTCTTCACTACAAAAGAGTGA